From a single Miscanthus floridulus cultivar M001 chromosome 8, ASM1932011v1, whole genome shotgun sequence genomic region:
- the LOC136476161 gene encoding uncharacterized protein, giving the protein MLESIGQYGLGYHSPTYREIREPLLERAVNRTTELRKKHEEAWKEYGCTLMSDGWTNTSHRHLIRFLANSPAGTFFVGSVDATSEMVDAQMLADLLEKQVDKIGKEYVVQVVTDNGVNFKAAGRILMGRIPHLFWTPCVAHCLNLMLQDIGEIKDFCTAINEAKIVCRFLYKHDRLLDQTRQKLGADLVRPAVTRFATSYLTLASMYKHKNGLRNLFVSDEWHANNLSTTFEGKQAENIVLSMPFWTRVENCLRASQPLLIALRIAGRDDTPTAPEIMTAMDVAKSSIKDALKENLDLLKEVMVCYEKRWENQMEQ; this is encoded by the coding sequence ATGCTTGAGTCCATTGGGCAATATGGTCTTGGTTACCACTCACCAACATACCGTGAGATTAGGGAACCTTTGCTTGAAAGGGCTGTCAACAGGACAACAGAACTGAGGAAGAAGCACGAGGAAGCTTGGAAAGAATATGGTTGCACACTCATGTCAGATGGTTGGACTAATACTAGTCATCGCCACCTCATCAGATTTCTTGCCAATAGTCCAGCAGGGACCTTTTTTGTGGGATCAGTGGATGCTACAAGTGAGATGGTAGATGCACAGATGTTAGCAGATTTGTTGGAAAAGCAAGTTGACAAGATTGGGAAGGAATATGTGGTGCAGGTTGTCACTGACAATGGGGTCAATTTCAAGGCAGCAGGAAGGATCCTAATGGGGAGGATCCCACATTTGTTTTGGACACCTTGTGTTGCCCATTGCTTGAATTTGATGTTGCAGGACATTGGCGAAATAAAGGATTTCTGTACTGCCATCAATGAGGCAAAGATAGTGTGCAGATTTCTCTACAAACATGATAGGCTTCTTGATCAAACAAGACAGAAATTAGGTGCAGATCTTGTAAGGCCAGCTGTGACTCGCTTTGCTACTTCGTACCTCACATTGGCAAGCATGTATAAGCACAAGAATGGTCTGAGAAACTTATTTGTTAGTGATGAATGGCATGCTAACAACTTGTCTACTACTTTTGAAGGCAAACAAGCTGAAAATATTGTCCTTTCAATGCCATTTTGGACTAGAGTGGAAAATTGCCTAAGAGCTTCTCAACCACTTCTCATTGCTCTAAGGATAGCAGGCAGAGATGACACACCCACAGCTCCTGAGATTATGACAGCCATGGATGTTGCAAAGAGCTCCATCAAAGATGCTTTAAAAGAGAATCTAGATTTACTTAAAGAGGTAATGGTGTGCTATGAGAAGAGGTGGGAAAACCAAATGGAGCAATAG